The genome window CTGCATTAGCACAGCCTTTCGTAAGAAAAGTAACTAATAACGATAGTGTAGGATTTGGATTTTGGGGGAGTTCCCTTGTTTGGATAAGTGGTTGGATTGGTGGGAAATTGGGAAATAAAGAACACTCGGCTGAGAACATGAATGTTCCAAAGCAGTTAGATTTCTTAAAAGAAATGTCAATATTAATGGGAATTGTTATGTCTATTATTTATTTAGTCACTTCATTCTTTGTCGACACTAAACTTATGAATGAGCTTTCGGGTGGTCAAAATATTGCTCTCTTTGCAATCATGCAAGCGTTCACTTTTGTTGTCGGTATTCTTGTATTATTACAAGGAGTTAGAATGTTCCTAGGTGAGTTAGTACCTGCTTTCAAAGGAATTAGCGAAAAACTTGTTCCAGGTGCAAAACCAGCGCTAGATATCCCTATTTTCTATTCTTTTGCACCAACGGCAACGACTATAGGATTTTTATTTGCCTTAGTAGGTGGATTGGGAGCAACACTCATTTCTACTATGCTACCTGTTGTGGTCTTACCTTCCGTGATTGGTTTATTCTTTATGGGAGGAGCTGCAGGTGTATTCGGGAATGCAATGGGGGGACGTCGTGGCGCCATAATTGCTGGCGTGGTACTAGGA of Lysinibacillus agricola contains these proteins:
- a CDS encoding PTS ascorbate transporter subunit IIC, with product MLSFITGVLSTPAFILGIIAAIGLIALKKSGSDIIKGTLKTIFGFIMLQQGANIIVSSLVPFSQMFESAFKLTGVIAEDNAIAAAVQNVLGTETSLILVFGFIVNVILARITKWKYIFLTGHMMFSFAATMAIVFDQMGIHGWKAILLGSLIQGISSVLFPALAQPFVRKVTNNDSVGFGFWGSSLVWISGWIGGKLGNKEHSAENMNVPKQLDFLKEMSILMGIVMSIIYLVTSFFVDTKLMNELSGGQNIALFAIMQAFTFVVGILVLLQGVRMFLGELVPAFKGISEKLVPGAKPALDIPIFYSFAPTATTIGFLFALVGGLGATLISTMLPVVVLPSVIGLFFMGGAAGVFGNAMGGRRGAIIAGVVLGFSFQMIVALAYPIIDLSDYGISGLWFASTDAIIVALLIRLIGSLFGITI